One Phocoena sinus isolate mPhoSin1 chromosome 14, mPhoSin1.pri, whole genome shotgun sequence genomic region harbors:
- the LOC116738887 gene encoding cytochrome b-c1 complex subunit 7-like, with the protein MVGGPAVAASSKWLEGIRKWYYNAAGFNILGLMRDDTVYENYDVKEAIRRLPENLYNDRVFRIKRALDVTMRQQILPKEQWTKYEEDKFYLEPHLKEVIRERKEREEWAKK; encoded by the coding sequence ATGGTGGGTGGGCCAGCCGTTGCAGCATCAAGCAAATGGCTGGAGGGTATTCGAAAATGGTATTACAATGCTGCCGGGTTCAATATACTGGGCTTAATGCGAGATGATACAGTATATGAGAATTACGATGTAAAAGAAGCCATAAGAAGGCTTCCTGAGAACCTTTATAATGACAGGGTGTTTCGCATTAAGAGAGCCCTGGACGTGACCATGAGGCAGCAGATCTTGCCTAAAGAGCAGTGGACAAAATATGAGGAGGATAAATTCTACCTTGAACCACATCTGAAAGAGGTTATtcgggaaagaaaagagagagaagaatgggcCAAAAAATAA